In Candidatus Promineifilum breve, one genomic interval encodes:
- a CDS encoding phytanoyl-CoA dioxygenase family protein — translation MDYQKMRQELNDQGYTIVRGLLTPDEVDYYISRMEALSGITRAGMQGNDQWKGTGRGSGGSSWTKPDGVVKARDFWPIAVNERLVGIVRNIVDPNVRFMQHDDIHVGFSAISWHRDSVNRDYGVGPDWDESQEPYKLVRVGIYLQTFAESNSRLGFIPGSHKPPKGPVSGGRKFSERRLKWLGAANYLSPKIQMAISNADWIPTEPGDAVIFDPRTIHSGSYITGPKYSVFVAYGVENKHFFNHYNYYRNVRSELGYGDFDPDFAELLRSHDLYPEQTPSYDFVEGAWVPSGIVKSLYNRRRDTPVEAPKM, via the coding sequence ATGGACTATCAAAAAATGCGACAGGAGTTGAACGATCAGGGGTATACCATCGTGCGCGGGCTGTTGACCCCCGACGAGGTGGACTATTACATCAGCCGCATGGAAGCCCTGTCGGGCATCACCCGCGCCGGGATGCAGGGTAACGACCAATGGAAGGGCACCGGCCGCGGCTCGGGCGGCTCATCGTGGACAAAGCCCGACGGCGTGGTGAAGGCGCGTGATTTCTGGCCCATTGCCGTCAACGAGCGGCTGGTCGGTATTGTCCGCAATATCGTCGATCCCAACGTGCGTTTCATGCAGCACGACGACATCCACGTCGGCTTTTCGGCCATCTCCTGGCATCGCGACAGCGTGAACCGCGACTATGGCGTGGGGCCGGACTGGGACGAATCGCAGGAGCCGTACAAGCTGGTGCGCGTCGGCATCTATTTACAGACATTCGCCGAGAGCAATTCGCGCCTGGGCTTCATCCCCGGCAGCCACAAACCGCCCAAGGGGCCGGTGAGCGGCGGGCGAAAGTTCAGCGAACGCCGGCTAAAGTGGCTGGGCGCGGCCAATTATCTCTCGCCCAAGATTCAGATGGCGATCTCCAACGCCGACTGGATTCCCACCGAGCCGGGCGATGCGGTCATCTTCGACCCGCGCACCATCCACTCCGGCAGCTACATCACCGGCCCCAAGTACTCGGTCTTCGTGGCCTACGGTGTGGAGAACAAGCACTTCTTCAACCACTATAACTACTACCGCAACGTGCGCTCGGAGTTGGGCTACGGCGATTTCGATCCCGATTTCGCCGAACTATTGCGCAGCCACGACCTCTATCCGGAGCAGACGCCGTCCTACGACTTCGTGGAAGGGGCGTGGGTTCCGTCGGGCATCGTGAAGAGCCTTTACAACCGCCGCCGCGACACGCCGGTGGAAGCGCCGAAGATGTAA
- a CDS encoding class I SAM-dependent methyltransferase, whose product MLYSPMMYEQIIDSLRQAYDNHAAQRDAAGLTDWKVAERADFLALLQAEGKRDLLEIGGGPGHHAAWFREQGLAVVMTDLSPEMVRLARLKGVDARVMDFLNLAFPPASFDAVFALNCLLHVPSADLPRVLAAIHRLLRPGGLLFYGVYGGYSFEGIFADDHHDPARYFVFYPDDELRQQVATLFDEVTFRAIPLEEEEKAHFQALTLRRRERA is encoded by the coding sequence ATGCTATACTCCCCCATGATGTACGAGCAGATCATCGACTCCCTGCGCCAGGCCTACGACAACCACGCCGCCCAGCGCGACGCCGCCGGCCTGACCGACTGGAAGGTGGCCGAGCGGGCCGACTTCCTGGCCCTCCTACAAGCTGAGGGCAAGCGCGACCTGCTGGAGATCGGCGGCGGGCCGGGCCATCACGCCGCCTGGTTCCGCGAGCAGGGGCTGGCAGTAGTGATGACCGATCTGTCGCCGGAGATGGTGCGCCTGGCCCGCCTCAAGGGGGTGGACGCGCGGGTGATGGACTTCCTGAACCTCGCCTTTCCGCCGGCCTCGTTCGATGCCGTCTTCGCCCTCAACTGCCTGCTCCACGTGCCCTCGGCCGACCTGCCGCGCGTGCTGGCCGCCATCCACCGCCTGTTACGGCCGGGCGGCCTGTTATTCTACGGCGTCTATGGCGGCTACTCGTTCGAGGGCATCTTCGCCGACGACCACCACGACCCGGCGCGCTACTTCGTCTTCTACCCCGACGACGAACTGCGGCAACAGGTCGCCACGCTCTTCGACGAGGTCACCTTCCGGGCCATCCCGCTCGAGGAAGAAGAGAAGGCCCACTTCCAGGCGCTCACCCTGCGCCGCCGGGAGAGGGCCTGA
- a CDS encoding flavin reductase family protein: protein MILHVDQITHHDRYRLVIGAIVPRPIAWVSTMDAAGRLNLAPFSYFNAVCPSPMTLVFCPGVHGDGRKKDSWRNIEAVPEFVINITNEDTAEVMNQTSVVLPAGQSEFAWAGVTPAPSQTIRVPRVAEAPIAFECVLERIVVISDQPGGGAAIFGRVTCVHVRDDVYDNGRIDLAALRPIGRLAGDGYTRATDVFHMRRPAAPLPNPLPGGEGAAAPLHSPLPGGEGVPSGG from the coding sequence TTGATCCTCCACGTCGACCAAATCACCCACCACGACCGCTACCGGCTGGTCATCGGCGCCATTGTGCCGCGGCCGATCGCCTGGGTCAGCACCATGGACGCCGCCGGGCGGCTGAACCTGGCCCCGTTCTCCTACTTCAACGCCGTCTGCCCGTCGCCGATGACTCTCGTCTTCTGCCCCGGCGTCCACGGCGACGGCCGCAAGAAGGATTCATGGCGCAACATCGAAGCTGTGCCGGAATTCGTCATCAATATCACCAACGAGGACACGGCCGAGGTGATGAATCAGACCTCGGTCGTCCTGCCCGCCGGGCAGTCGGAGTTTGCCTGGGCCGGCGTGACCCCCGCGCCGAGCCAGACGATCCGCGTGCCGCGCGTGGCCGAAGCGCCCATCGCTTTCGAGTGCGTGCTGGAGCGCATCGTCGTTATCAGCGACCAGCCGGGCGGCGGCGCGGCTATCTTCGGCCGGGTGACGTGCGTCCACGTGCGCGATGACGTCTATGATAATGGCCGGATCGATCTGGCGGCGTTGCGGCCAATTGGCCGGCTGGCGGGGGATGGTTATACGCGGGCGACGGATGTGTTTCATATGCGACGACCGGCGGCCCCTCTCCCCAACCCTCTCCCGGGGGGAGAGGGAGCGGCGGCCCCTCTCCATAGCCCTCTCCCGGGGGGCGAGGGAGTGCCGAGTGGGGGTTAG
- a CDS encoding GNAT family N-acetyltransferase: protein MNVELRPFTADDIDQLIAWVPSAEFLLQFAGPRFQFPLTREQLARFLENTVGEEPLHMPFAAIDAATGETIGHIQLLSIDRPNRSLTIGRVLVGPSALRGRGAGGQIMRAALRIAFEEMGMHRVDLGVFDFNAPAIACYERVGFRREGLLRDSRRSGDHYWSLILMSILEDEWRVASGG from the coding sequence GTGAATGTCGAACTTCGCCCGTTCACGGCCGACGACATCGATCAACTCATCGCCTGGGTTCCGTCGGCCGAATTTTTGCTCCAATTCGCCGGGCCGCGCTTTCAATTTCCGCTGACCCGTGAGCAACTGGCAAGGTTCCTGGAGAACACGGTGGGCGAGGAGCCGTTGCATATGCCGTTCGCGGCGATTGACGCCGCTACCGGCGAAACGATTGGCCACATTCAGTTGTTGAGCATCGACCGGCCGAACCGCTCGCTGACCATCGGCCGCGTTCTGGTTGGGCCATCGGCATTGCGCGGGCGGGGCGCGGGCGGGCAGATAATGCGGGCCGCGCTACGGATCGCGTTCGAGGAGATGGGCATGCACCGCGTCGATCTGGGCGTGTTCGATTTCAACGCCCCGGCCATCGCCTGCTACGAGCGCGTGGGCTTCCGGCGTGAAGGACTGCTGCGCGATTCCCGGCGCTCTGGTGATCACTACTGGTCGCTGATCCTGATGAGTATCCTTGAAGATGAATGGCGGGTAGCGAGTGGTGGGTAG
- a CDS encoding DinB family protein, which produces MADDKKAAIKAKLAATREDFLNTVSDLTAEQWETLAYSEGSEWRVIDLMRHVTDSERGQLGLMMLIKGGGEGVSADFDLTRWNQRVVTKLGDKGPQELMDSMAQNRAALLAFIDTLEEKDWAKKGRHASLYIMSIEEVCHLIADHEALHLGNIREAVG; this is translated from the coding sequence ATGGCAGACGACAAGAAAGCAGCGATCAAGGCCAAGTTGGCCGCCACGCGCGAGGATTTCCTGAACACCGTGAGCGACCTGACGGCCGAGCAATGGGAAACATTGGCCTATTCCGAAGGCTCGGAGTGGCGCGTGATCGATCTGATGCGCCACGTGACCGACTCGGAGCGCGGCCAACTGGGGCTGATGATGCTGATCAAGGGCGGCGGCGAGGGCGTATCGGCCGATTTCGACCTGACCCGCTGGAATCAGCGCGTGGTCACCAAGCTCGGCGACAAGGGGCCGCAAGAGCTAATGGACAGCATGGCCCAAAATCGGGCGGCGCTGCTGGCCTTCATCGACACGCTGGAAGAAAAGGATTGGGCGAAGAAAGGCCGCCACGCCAGTCTGTATATCATGTCGATCGAGGAAGTGTGCCACCTCATCGCCGACCACGAGGCGTTGCATCTGGGCAATATCCGCGAAGCAGTGGGATAG
- a CDS encoding metallophosphoesterase — translation MYVIGDVHGQYDKMTAALCAAGLIDQAHQWRGGAAVLWFMGDYFDRGPDGIAAIDLIMALQTEATAAGGRVGALIGNHDVLILAAQRFAERPSGGPGGTFLSAWRQNGGEEQDLARLTPARADWLRALPALALDGGRLLAHADATFYQVYGRTVAAVNRRIRDILHSHDDRAWDQLLDYFSQRRAFQDRDLGPARVGRVLALYGGRQLVHGHTPIAKLAGCAPRDVDGPLVYAGGLAIDVDAGMYLGGRGFAACLPEEEK, via the coding sequence ATGTATGTCATCGGCGACGTCCACGGCCAGTATGACAAGATGACCGCCGCTCTGTGCGCCGCCGGGCTGATCGATCAGGCCCACCAGTGGCGCGGCGGCGCGGCCGTGTTGTGGTTCATGGGCGACTACTTCGACCGCGGCCCGGACGGCATCGCCGCCATCGACCTGATCATGGCCCTGCAAACCGAGGCCACAGCCGCCGGCGGCCGGGTCGGCGCGCTCATCGGCAACCACGACGTGCTCATTCTGGCCGCGCAGCGCTTCGCCGAGCGGCCCAGCGGCGGCCCCGGCGGCACCTTCCTGTCCGCCTGGCGACAGAACGGCGGCGAGGAGCAAGACCTGGCCCGCCTGACACCGGCGCGGGCCGATTGGCTGCGGGCGTTGCCGGCGCTGGCCCTCGACGGCGGGCGGCTGCTGGCCCATGCCGACGCCACCTTCTATCAGGTCTACGGCCGCACGGTGGCCGCCGTCAACCGCCGCATCCGCGACATCCTCCACAGCCACGACGACCGCGCCTGGGATCAGCTGCTCGACTACTTCTCGCAGCGGCGGGCCTTCCAGGATCGCGACCTGGGGCCGGCGCGGGTGGGGCGGGTGCTGGCCCTCTATGGCGGGCGGCAGCTTGTCCACGGTCACACGCCCATCGCCAAGCTGGCCGGCTGCGCCCCGCGTGACGTGGATGGGCCACTGGTCTATGCCGGAGGGCTGGCGATTGACGTGGACGCGGGGATGTATCTTGGTGGCCGCGGCTTCGCCGCCTGCCTGCCGGAAGAGGAAAAATAA
- a CDS encoding metallophosphoesterase family protein gives MRVAIFSDVHGNLSGMEAVLADMERQRPDLVVFAGDLCLFGPRPAECWRLLRERRIPAVIGNTDAWLAGAGGAPEKHQPSLAWTQPRLPADELAALGRLPFSLRVSPTARATDDLLIVHANPRNLDDIIFPSEADQLAHWQRVRQPDAELEPLLGDLEAAVMVYGHLHIPGIRQWGRLTLVNVASVNMPGDKDGRAKYALLEWDGGRWSVDHRRVAYNVAAESAAFQTHQPPRWQEAVAALATDGYYYPQQI, from the coding sequence ATGCGAGTCGCTATCTTTTCCGACGTGCATGGCAATCTGAGCGGCATGGAAGCCGTGTTGGCCGATATGGAGCGGCAGCGCCCCGATCTAGTCGTCTTCGCCGGCGACCTGTGCCTGTTTGGGCCGCGGCCGGCCGAATGTTGGCGGCTGCTGCGCGAGCGGCGTATCCCGGCGGTCATCGGCAACACCGATGCCTGGCTGGCCGGGGCGGGCGGCGCGCCGGAGAAGCATCAGCCGTCGCTGGCCTGGACGCAGCCCCGCCTGCCCGCCGACGAATTGGCCGCGCTGGGCCGGTTGCCCTTCAGCCTGCGCGTCTCGCCCACGGCCCGCGCCACCGACGACCTGCTCATCGTCCACGCCAACCCGCGCAACCTCGACGACATCATCTTCCCGTCTGAGGCCGACCAACTCGCCCATTGGCAGCGGGTGCGGCAGCCCGACGCGGAATTGGAACCGTTGCTGGGCGACCTTGAGGCGGCGGTCATGGTCTACGGGCATCTCCACATCCCCGGTATCCGCCAGTGGGGCCGCCTGACGCTGGTCAATGTCGCCTCGGTTAACATGCCCGGCGACAAGGACGGCCGCGCCAAATACGCCCTGCTGGAATGGGACGGCGGGCGCTGGTCGGTCGACCACCGGCGCGTGGCCTACAACGTGGCCGCCGAGAGCGCCGCCTTCCAGACTCACCAGCCGCCGCGCTGGCAAGAAGCGGTCGCCGCGCTGGCAACGGACGGCTATTATTACCCACAGCAAATCTAA
- a CDS encoding homogentisate 1,2-dioxygenase: MTYYYKLGQIPHKRHTQFRQANGALHHEEVMGIHGFAGIQSILYHLYPPTAVRRLGLVPTEPIVYEDSGPLRPRHLRSTPLPAGGDAISGRVPLMGNNDVVLYLARPTEPMTYWYKFAHGDDVLFIHDGTGVLESQFGHLRYGPGDYLVIPTGVMWRLLPDPDSEQRMLVVESYGHVTPPKHYINNYGQFLENSPFCERDIRPPDELITHDEAGEFEVRVKARNQVTCFVYDHHPLDVVGWDGHLWPFAFNIADFEPITGRVHQPPPVHQTFDGPGYVLCSFVPRLFDYHPQAIPAPYNHSNVDSDEVLYYVEGDFMSRKGIERASLTIHPNGIPHGPHPGTYEGSIGKTRTEELAVMVDTFRPLRLTRHALAMEDDGYAYSWLV; this comes from the coding sequence ATGACCTATTACTATAAATTGGGGCAGATCCCACATAAGCGCCACACACAGTTTCGCCAGGCCAATGGCGCATTGCACCACGAAGAGGTCATGGGCATCCACGGCTTTGCCGGTATCCAGTCGATCCTCTACCACCTCTACCCGCCGACGGCCGTGCGGCGGCTGGGCCTGGTGCCCACGGAGCCAATCGTCTACGAGGACAGCGGCCCGCTCCGGCCGCGCCACCTGCGTTCCACGCCGCTGCCGGCCGGCGGCGACGCCATCAGCGGCCGCGTGCCGCTCATGGGCAACAACGACGTCGTCCTCTACCTGGCCCGGCCGACCGAGCCGATGACCTACTGGTACAAGTTCGCCCACGGCGACGACGTACTGTTCATCCATGACGGCACCGGCGTACTGGAAAGCCAGTTCGGCCATCTGCGCTATGGCCCCGGCGACTACCTGGTCATCCCCACCGGCGTCATGTGGCGGCTGCTGCCCGACCCCGACAGCGAGCAGCGGATGCTCGTCGTCGAGTCCTACGGCCACGTCACCCCGCCCAAGCACTACATCAACAACTACGGCCAATTCCTGGAGAACTCGCCCTTTTGCGAGCGCGACATCCGCCCGCCCGACGAACTGATCACCCACGATGAGGCGGGTGAGTTTGAGGTGCGCGTGAAGGCCCGTAATCAGGTGACGTGCTTCGTCTACGACCATCACCCGCTCGACGTGGTGGGTTGGGACGGGCATCTGTGGCCGTTCGCCTTCAACATCGCCGACTTCGAGCCGATTACCGGGCGCGTCCACCAGCCGCCGCCCGTCCACCAGACGTTCGACGGGCCGGGCTACGTGCTGTGCTCCTTCGTGCCGCGCCTGTTCGACTACCACCCGCAGGCCATACCCGCGCCCTATAACCACTCCAACGTCGATTCCGACGAGGTGCTCTACTACGTCGAGGGGGATTTCATGTCGCGCAAGGGCATCGAGCGGGCGTCGCTGACCATCCACCCCAACGGCATCCCCCACGGCCCGCACCCCGGCACCTACGAGGGTTCCATCGGCAAGACGCGCACCGAGGAATTGGCGGTGATGGTCGATACCTTCCGTCCCCTGCGCCTGACGCGCCACGCGCTGGCGATGGAAGATGATGGCTACGCCTATAGCTGGCTGGTTTAG
- a CDS encoding ExeM/NucH family extracellular endonuclease, which produces MTHSRNVSRWVLAAFGLLALLALQQSRIVRAAPPTDLFFSEYLESQPGNRKAVEIYNGTGAAITLTGTYNVAVYPNGSTTPTNIALTGSIPAGGVFVLAHTDTPAATGITANLTSGSLTFNGDDAVALRNGTTLVDVIGQIGTDPGTEWGTGLASTVDNTIRRKSTICAGDTNGADAFDPATEYDGFADGTISGFGSHTASCGGGDTAPSVTSTTPADNATNVAANTNITITFSEAVNVSGTIQVSGSVSAPQSLTPTTSDNLTFTLDPADFTAGETVTVTVDDLQVVDQDATDPPDNLAADFVFDFIIASAVPICDQPFTPIYQIQGSGATAAVTGAVVTEGIVVGDFQTSAGLEGFFIQDPTGDANTATSDGIFVYTGATDNTVNAGDSVHVTAYARERFGQTTLNGSNSDTAAVTAANIVDCGDGSVNAVNVTMPFASTTAPELYEGMLVKFPQTLVIAEYFNYDQFGEVVLALPLTGEDRPHTPTSVVEPGAPAIARAADNAVRRITLDDNQGGSNPATLRHPNGLPFSLTNRFRGGDEVTDTTGVLGYGFSLYRVHPTAGAEYMSVNPRPVAPDAVGGSLRVAAMNTLNFFITADYPSGPLDNKCGASQTLECRGHDFDQPTEFTRQRDKLLEALAGLDADVIGLNEIENTPGVEPLGDPTNGVVAGLNAMLGAGTYAYIDTGVLGTDAIRVGLIYKPAEVTPIGAFQTLDSSDDPRFASNNRPALAQTFEEVGTGARFTVAVNHLKSKGSACSGDPDTGDGQGNCNVTRTNAAKALVDWLATDPTGSGDPDFLIMGDLNSYAKEDPIDAIKLGADDTASTSDDYVNLIFQFEGLYAYSYTFEAQAGYLDHALAINSLASQVTGATEWHINSDEPDVVDYDTSFKPPAQEALYEDNPYRSSDHDAALIGLNLTPPPDTTAPDVTINQASGQADPTNTSPINFTVVFNEPVTGFGDAAGDVTLSGTAGATTAVVSEVAPMDGTTYNVAVSGMISHGTVIATVGANVAEDAAGNDNTASISTDNTVTYDATAPNTTITVSPPNPSNSSTATFEFTGDDGTGVGGLTFECRVNGGLWIPCTSPQSYPGLIDGSYTFEVRAKDSLGNTDGSPASYTWVIDTTGPTVTFTTTPTDPSNDATPTFAFTSESGATFECQLDGGLWAACTSPQTLGPLSDGSHTFKVRATDTLGNVGPDASYTWVIDTTGPTTTFTTTPTNPSNDETPTFAFTSESGATFECQLDGGLWTVCTSPQTLGPLNDGSHTFKVRATDALGNVGPEASYTWLINTTVPPTAPDVYVTAEGVGSVDGIHYDKNDILLHNAAGDWSLFFNGTAAGLPAKADLTAIHVNAADDLYLSFGQANLVIPGFGKVNGSDIIHYDGGWSWYFDGSDVDLTTSDERVDSLHILPGSAAPVPGCIDYVLISTRGKGRVSNPGQPAILFSGEDVLGFCATSQGQNTAGRWFLVLDGSRQGMPNNSTISLAANADGTVLYLTTRSTFSVDGATGGHSMVYKYDTVTQTFSGPYFSAPAEGLTKQVDGLHLSGMLP; this is translated from the coding sequence ATGACCCACTCACGCAATGTTTCCCGCTGGGTGCTCGCAGCATTCGGGCTATTGGCGCTGTTGGCGCTCCAACAGTCCCGAATTGTCCGCGCCGCGCCACCGACTGACCTGTTTTTTTCAGAATACCTGGAGAGTCAGCCAGGCAACCGCAAAGCGGTTGAAATCTATAACGGCACAGGCGCTGCAATTACCCTCACAGGTACTTACAACGTTGCGGTTTATCCCAATGGTAGTACGACACCTACAAACATTGCCCTGACAGGTTCGATTCCGGCGGGCGGCGTTTTTGTTCTCGCTCATACGGACACACCGGCTGCAACCGGAATCACTGCCAACCTGACGAGCGGCAGCCTCACTTTCAACGGTGACGACGCAGTCGCCCTCAGGAATGGGACGACCCTCGTTGACGTTATAGGTCAGATCGGCACTGATCCCGGAACGGAGTGGGGGACCGGCCTGGCCTCCACAGTCGATAATACGATCCGCCGCAAATCGACCATTTGCGCCGGTGATACCAACGGTGCCGATGCGTTCGATCCGGCGACGGAATATGACGGCTTTGCCGACGGCACGATCAGTGGTTTTGGTAGCCACACCGCCAGTTGCGGCGGCGGCGACACCGCCCCCTCCGTCACCAGCACCACCCCGGCCGACAACGCCACCAACGTGGCCGCCAACACCAACATCACCATCACCTTCAGCGAGGCGGTCAACGTCAGCGGCACGATCCAGGTGAGCGGCAGCGTCAGCGCCCCGCAGAGCCTGACCCCCACCACGAGCGACAACCTGACCTTCACCCTCGACCCGGCCGACTTCACCGCCGGCGAGACGGTCACGGTCACCGTCGATGATCTGCAAGTGGTCGACCAGGATGCCACCGATCCGCCGGACAACCTGGCCGCTGACTTCGTCTTTGATTTCATCATCGCCTCGGCCGTGCCCATCTGCGATCAGCCGTTCACGCCCATCTACCAGATTCAGGGCAGTGGGGCGACCGCGGCCGTCACCGGCGCGGTGGTCACCGAGGGCATCGTCGTCGGCGACTTCCAGACCAGCGCCGGCCTTGAGGGCTTCTTCATCCAGGACCCGACCGGTGACGCCAACACGGCTACGTCGGACGGCATCTTCGTCTACACCGGGGCGACCGATAATACCGTCAACGCCGGCGACTCCGTCCACGTGACTGCCTATGCCCGCGAACGGTTCGGCCAGACGACGCTGAACGGCTCCAACAGTGACACCGCCGCCGTAACCGCGGCCAATATCGTTGATTGCGGCGACGGTAGCGTGAACGCCGTGAACGTGACCATGCCCTTCGCCAGCACGACCGCCCCGGAGCTTTACGAGGGCATGTTGGTGAAATTCCCCCAGACGCTGGTCATCGCCGAGTACTTCAACTACGACCAGTTCGGCGAGGTCGTCCTGGCCCTGCCCCTGACCGGTGAGGATCGGCCGCATACGCCGACATCCGTCGTCGAGCCGGGCGCGCCGGCCATTGCCCGCGCGGCCGACAACGCCGTGCGCCGCATCACGCTGGACGACAACCAGGGCGGCTCCAACCCGGCCACCCTGCGCCACCCCAATGGCCTGCCGTTCAGCCTGACTAACCGCTTCCGCGGCGGCGATGAAGTGACGGACACTACCGGCGTGTTGGGCTATGGCTTTAGCCTCTATCGAGTCCACCCCACCGCTGGGGCCGAGTACATGTCGGTCAACCCGCGCCCGGTCGCGCCCGACGCGGTTGGCGGCAGCCTGCGCGTGGCGGCGATGAACACGCTCAACTTCTTCATCACCGCCGACTACCCGTCCGGACCGCTGGATAACAAGTGCGGCGCATCCCAGACCCTGGAGTGCCGCGGCCACGACTTTGACCAGCCGACCGAGTTCACCCGCCAGCGCGACAAGCTGCTGGAGGCATTGGCCGGGCTGGACGCCGACGTCATCGGCCTGAACGAGATCGAGAACACGCCCGGCGTTGAGCCATTGGGCGATCCGACCAACGGCGTTGTGGCCGGGCTGAACGCCATGCTCGGCGCAGGCACGTATGCCTATATCGATACCGGCGTGCTTGGCACGGACGCTATCCGCGTCGGCCTCATCTATAAGCCGGCCGAGGTGACGCCCATCGGCGCGTTCCAGACGCTCGACAGCAGCGATGATCCCCGCTTCGCGAGCAACAATCGCCCGGCCCTGGCCCAGACCTTCGAGGAGGTTGGTACCGGCGCGCGCTTCACGGTCGCCGTCAACCATCTCAAGTCCAAGGGTTCGGCCTGCTCCGGTGACCCCGATACCGGTGACGGTCAGGGTAACTGCAACGTCACCCGCACCAACGCGGCCAAGGCCCTGGTTGATTGGCTGGCGACCGACCCGACCGGCAGCGGCGACCCCGACTTCCTGATCATGGGCGACCTGAACTCCTATGCCAAGGAAGACCCGATCGACGCCATCAAGCTGGGCGCGGACGACACGGCCAGCACCAGCGACGACTACGTCAACCTGATCTTCCAGTTCGAGGGCCTCTACGCCTACTCCTACACCTTCGAAGCGCAGGCGGGCTATCTGGATCACGCCCTGGCGATCAACAGCCTGGCGTCTCAGGTGACGGGCGCGACGGAGTGGCACATCAACTCCGACGAGCCGGACGTGGTGGACTATGACACGTCGTTCAAGCCGCCGGCCCAGGAAGCGCTGTACGAGGACAACCCGTACCGCTCTTCCGACCACGACGCGGCGCTCATCGGCCTGAATCTGACACCGCCGCCCGACACGACCGCGCCGGACGTAACGATCAACCAGGCCAGCGGCCAGGCCGACCCGACGAACACCAGCCCGATCAACTTCACCGTTGTCTTCAACGAGCCGGTGACCGGCTTCGGCGATGCTGCCGGTGACGTGACGCTGAGCGGCACAGCCGGGGCGACGACGGCCGTTGTGAGCGAGGTCGCGCCGATGGACGGCACGACCTACAATGTGGCCGTCAGCGGCATGATCAGCCACGGCACGGTGATCGCTACCGTCGGGGCTAACGTGGCCGAGGACGCGGCCGGCAACGACAACACCGCTTCAATCTCGACCGACAACACGGTCACCTATGACGCGACCGCGCCGAACACGACGATTACCGTTAGCCCACCGAACCCGTCGAACAGCAGCACCGCTACGTTCGAATTCACGGGCGACGACGGAACCGGCGTGGGCGGCTTAACGTTCGAGTGCCGGGTTAACGGCGGCCTGTGGATACCCTGCACCAGCCCGCAATCCTACCCCGGCCTGATCGATGGCAGCTACACCTTCGAGGTGCGCGCCAAGGACAGCCTCGGTAACACCGACGGCTCTCCGGCCAGCTACACCTGGGTCATCGACACGACCGGCCCGACGGTGACCTTCACCACGACGCCGACCGACCCGTCGAACGATGCGACGCCGACGTTCGCGTTCACCAGCGAGAGCGGGGCGACGTTCGAGTGCCAGTTGGACGGCGGCCTGTGGGCGGCTTGCACCAGCCCGCAGACCCTCGGCCCGTTGAGCGACGGCAGCCACACCTTCAAGGTGCGGGCCACCGACACGCTGGGCAATGTTGGCCCGGACGCCAGCTACACCTGGGTCATCGACACGACCGGCCCGACGACAACCTTCACCACGACGCCGACCAACCCGTCGAACGATGAGACGCCGACGTTCGCGTTCACCAGCGAGAGCGGGGCGACGTTCGAATGCCAGTTGGACGGCGGCCTGTGGACTGTCTGCACCAGCCCGCAAACCCTCGGCCCGTTGAACGACGGCAGCCACACCTTCAAGGTGCGAGCCACCGACGCGCTGGGCAATGTCGGCCCGGAGGCCAGCTACACCTGGCTCATCAATACGACCGTGCCGCCAACCGCCCCCGACGTCTACGTGACGGCCGAAGGCGTGGGCAGCGTGGACGGGATCCACTACGACAAGAACGACATCCTGCTCCACAACGCCGCCGGCGATTGGTCGCTGTTTTTCAACGGTACGGCCGCCGGGCTGCCGGCCAAGGCCGACCTGACGGCCATCCACGTCAACGCCGCCGATGACCTCTACCTGAGTTTTGGTCAGGCCAATCTGGTCATCCCGGGCTTCGGCAAGGTCAACGGCAGCGACATCATCCATTACGACGGCGGCTGGTCGTGGTACTTCGACGGCTCCGACGTGGACCTGACCACCAGCGATGAGCGGGTCGATAGCCTCCACATCCTGCCGGGTTCGGCCGCGCCGGTTCCGGGTTGCATCGATTACGTGCTGATCAGCACCCGGGGCAAGGGGCGCGTCTCCAACCCCGGCCAGCCGGCCATCCTCTTCAGCGGTGAGGACGTGCTCGGCTTCTGCGCCACCAGCCAGGGCCAGAACACGGCTGGGCGCTGGTTCCTGGTGCTCGACGGCAGCCGTCAGGGTATGCCCAACAACTCAACCATCAGCCTGGCGGCCAACGCCGACGGCACGGTGCTCTATCTGACCACGCGCTCGACCTTCTCGGTCGATGGCGCGACGGGCGGCCACTCGATGGTCTACAAATACGACACGGTGACGCAGACGTTCAGCGGGCCGTACTTCTCGGCTCCGGCCGAGGGGCTGACCAAGCAGGTGGACGGCCTGCATCTGTCAGGGATGCTGCCCTGA